One stretch of Streptomyces sp. NBC_00443 DNA includes these proteins:
- the rsmI gene encoding 16S rRNA (cytidine(1402)-2'-O)-methyltransferase: MTGTLVLAGTPIGDVKDAPPRLAEELAGADVVAAEDTRRLRRLTQALGVQPAGRVVSYFEGNESARTPDLVEALLAGSRVLLVTDAGMPSVSDPGYRLVAAAVEKDIKVTAVPGPSAVLTALALSGLPVDRFCFEGFLPRKAGERRSRLKEVAEERRTLVYFEAPHRLDDTLAAMAEVFGAERRAAVCRELTKTYEEVRRGGLGELAEWAAEGVRGEITVVVEGAPEKGAEEVGAAEFVRRVRIREEAGERRKEAIAAVAAEAGVPKREVFDAVVAAKKAEA, encoded by the coding sequence GTGACAGGAACCCTTGTTTTGGCAGGCACTCCCATCGGCGACGTCAAGGACGCCCCGCCCCGGCTCGCCGAGGAACTGGCCGGAGCGGACGTGGTGGCCGCCGAGGACACCCGGCGGCTGCGGCGCCTCACCCAGGCGCTGGGCGTGCAGCCGGCCGGGCGGGTCGTGTCGTACTTCGAGGGCAACGAGTCGGCCCGGACGCCCGATCTGGTCGAGGCGCTGCTCGCGGGCTCGCGGGTGCTCCTGGTGACCGACGCGGGGATGCCGTCCGTGTCCGACCCCGGGTACCGGCTGGTCGCGGCGGCGGTCGAGAAGGACATCAAGGTCACCGCGGTGCCGGGGCCGTCCGCGGTGCTGACCGCGCTCGCCCTGTCCGGGCTGCCCGTCGACCGGTTCTGCTTCGAGGGGTTCCTGCCGCGCAAGGCGGGGGAGCGGCGCTCGCGCCTGAAGGAGGTGGCCGAGGAGCGGCGCACCCTCGTCTACTTCGAGGCGCCGCACCGGCTCGACGACACGCTCGCCGCGATGGCCGAGGTGTTCGGCGCCGAGCGGCGGGCCGCCGTGTGCCGGGAGCTGACCAAGACGTACGAGGAGGTCAGGCGCGGCGGGCTGGGGGAGCTGGCCGAGTGGGCGGCAGAGGGCGTGCGTGGGGAGATCACCGTCGTCGTCGAGGGGGCGCCCGAGAAGGGGGCCGAGGAGGTCGGCGCCGCCGAGTTCGTACGGCGGGTTCGCATCCGCGAAGAGGCGGGGGAGCGGCGCAAGGAGGCCATCGCGGCGGTGGCGGCGGAGGCCGGGGTGCCCAAGAGGGAGGTCTTCGACGCCGTTGTGGCGGCGAAGAAGGCGGAGGCGTGA
- a CDS encoding TatD family hydrolase: MPSNAADKHAAPPLPQPLRVPVADSHTHLDMQSGTVEEGLAKAASVGVTTVVQVGCDVRGSQWAAETAAQYDAVHATVALHPNEAPRIVHGDPDGWSRQGAREPGGVRALDEALAEIERLAALPQVKGVGETGLDYFRTGPEGKEAQEASFRAHIEIAKRHGKALVIHDREAHADVLRVLKEEGAPERTVFHCYSGDAEMAQVCARAGYFMSFAGNVTFKNAQNLRDAVAVAPLELLLVETDAPFLTPAPYRGRPNAPYLIPITVRAMAAVRGIDEDALARALGSNTAHAFGY; the protein is encoded by the coding sequence ATGCCTTCGAACGCCGCCGACAAGCACGCCGCCCCGCCCCTCCCGCAGCCGCTGCGGGTGCCGGTCGCCGACTCCCACACCCACCTCGACATGCAGTCCGGCACGGTGGAGGAGGGGCTCGCCAAGGCGGCGTCGGTGGGCGTGACGACGGTCGTGCAGGTCGGCTGTGACGTACGCGGCTCGCAGTGGGCGGCCGAGACGGCGGCGCAGTACGACGCCGTGCACGCGACCGTCGCCCTGCACCCGAACGAGGCGCCGCGCATCGTGCACGGGGACCCCGACGGCTGGTCGCGGCAGGGGGCGCGTGAGCCGGGTGGTGTGCGGGCGCTCGACGAGGCGCTCGCCGAGATCGAGCGCCTGGCCGCACTCCCGCAGGTCAAAGGCGTCGGCGAGACCGGCCTCGACTACTTCCGCACCGGGCCCGAGGGCAAGGAGGCGCAGGAGGCGTCCTTCCGTGCCCACATCGAGATCGCCAAGCGGCACGGCAAGGCGCTGGTCATCCACGACCGCGAGGCCCATGCGGATGTGCTGCGGGTGCTGAAGGAGGAGGGCGCCCCGGAGCGGACCGTCTTCCACTGCTACTCCGGGGACGCCGAGATGGCCCAGGTGTGCGCCCGCGCCGGATACTTCATGTCCTTCGCCGGCAACGTCACCTTCAAGAACGCCCAGAATCTGCGGGACGCGGTGGCGGTGGCCCCGCTGGAGCTGCTCCTCGTGGAGACGGACGCGCCGTTCCTCACGCCGGCCCCGTACCGCGGACGGCCCAACGCTCCGTATCTCATTCCGATCACGGTGCGAGCCATGGCCGCCGTACGGGGGATTGACGAGGACGCGCTGGCGAGGGCCCTGGGCTCGAACACGGCACATGCCTTCGGCTACTGA
- a CDS encoding ubiquitin-like domain-containing protein: MSNAQFETYGPSSAHEPPVYGGFDPHSAQTLGYGVQGPYATHGTYGTYGTADVTYEDTYRPAYEASETAYETEYEAEYEPVVRPRSGRRAAHRRRARVAERGDGPMRRLVPQALVVAFLAGGTSAFVAKDKAIELSVDGTPRTLHTFADDVTELLSEEGVDVGAHDVVAPAPDAELTSGDEVAVRYGRPVRLTLDGQRREVWTTERTVEAALRQIGVRAEGAYVSASRSRRIGREGLALDVRTERAVTVMADGRARTIRTNAATVSEVVEQAGITLRGQDATSVPLDSFPRDGQAVTVLRITGRKEIRDEAIQFAVQRIEDPSVFKGTEIVERAGQLGLRRVTYSLRTVNGVRQKPRRTGSEVVREPQTQVVKVGTKPLPTSVRGAGGLNWQGLAACESGGRADAVDSSGTYGGLYQFDTHTWRGLGGKGRPQDAPAAEQTARAKKLYVRQGASPWPHCGERLHG, translated from the coding sequence GTGAGCAACGCGCAGTTCGAGACGTATGGCCCGAGCTCGGCCCACGAGCCCCCGGTGTACGGCGGCTTCGACCCGCACAGCGCGCAGACGCTGGGGTACGGGGTGCAGGGGCCGTACGCGACGCACGGCACATACGGCACATACGGCACCGCCGACGTCACGTACGAGGACACCTACCGGCCCGCCTACGAGGCGTCCGAGACGGCGTACGAGACGGAGTACGAGGCGGAGTACGAGCCGGTTGTGCGCCCCAGGAGCGGACGTCGGGCCGCGCACCGGCGCCGGGCGAGGGTCGCCGAGCGGGGGGACGGGCCCATGCGCCGACTCGTCCCGCAGGCGCTGGTCGTGGCGTTCCTCGCGGGCGGCACCAGCGCCTTCGTCGCCAAGGACAAGGCGATCGAGCTGAGCGTCGACGGCACGCCGCGCACGCTGCACACCTTCGCGGACGACGTCACCGAGCTGCTCTCCGAGGAGGGTGTCGACGTCGGTGCGCACGACGTGGTGGCGCCCGCCCCCGATGCGGAGCTCACCAGCGGAGACGAGGTCGCGGTGCGCTACGGCCGCCCCGTGCGGCTCACGCTCGACGGCCAGCGGCGCGAGGTGTGGACGACGGAGCGCACGGTGGAGGCGGCGCTCAGGCAGATCGGGGTGCGCGCGGAGGGGGCGTACGTCTCCGCGTCACGCTCCCGGCGCATCGGGCGGGAAGGGCTCGCGCTGGATGTCCGCACCGAGCGCGCGGTGACGGTCATGGCGGACGGGCGGGCGCGCACCATCCGTACGAACGCGGCGACCGTGAGCGAGGTCGTGGAGCAGGCCGGCATCACCCTGCGCGGCCAGGACGCGACGTCCGTCCCGCTCGACAGCTTCCCGCGCGACGGGCAGGCGGTCACGGTCCTGCGGATCACCGGCCGCAAGGAGATCCGCGACGAGGCGATCCAGTTCGCCGTGCAGCGGATCGAGGACCCCTCGGTGTTCAAGGGCACGGAGATCGTCGAGCGGGCGGGGCAGCTGGGGCTGCGGCGGGTCACGTACTCGCTGCGCACCGTCAACGGCGTCCGGCAGAAGCCGCGGCGGACCGGGTCCGAGGTGGTGCGCGAGCCGCAGACGCAGGTGGTGAAGGTCGGCACCAAGCCGCTGCCGACGTCGGTGCGCGGCGCGGGAGGCCTGAACTGGCAGGGTCTCGCGGCGTGCGAGTCCGGCGGCAGGGCCGACGCGGTGGACTCGTCGGGGACGTACGGCGGGCTGTACCAGTTCGACACGCACACCTGGCGGGGCCTCGGCGGAAAGGGCCGTCCGCAGGACGCTCCGGCGGCGGAGCAGACGGCACGGGCGAAGAAGCTGTACGTGCGCCAGGGAGCGAGTCCCTGGCCGCACTGCGGGGAGCGGCTGCACGGGTGA
- the rsmA gene encoding 16S rRNA (adenine(1518)-N(6)/adenine(1519)-N(6))-dimethyltransferase RsmA, protein MSSPTPDALLGPADIRELAAALGVRPTKQRGQNFVIDANTVRRIVRTADVRPDDVVVEVGPGLGSLTLALLEVADRVTAVEIDAVLAAALPATIAARMPQRADRFALVHSDAMQVAELPGPPPTALVANLPYNVAVPVLLHMLETFPTIQRTLVMVQSEVADRLAAAPGSKVYGVPSVKANWYAEVKRAGAIGRNVFWPAPNVDSGLVSLTRRAEPLKTTASRREVFAVIDGAFAQRRKTLRAALAGWAGSAAAAEEALVAAGVSPQARGEALTVEEFVRIAEHKAPGARPEEPGTRDEEPDAQSQESGAEPAVSDARSQQPGVPPAESAARPADQYKESE, encoded by the coding sequence GTGAGCAGCCCCACCCCCGACGCCCTGCTGGGCCCCGCCGACATCCGTGAACTGGCGGCCGCCCTCGGTGTGCGCCCCACCAAACAGCGCGGCCAGAACTTCGTGATCGACGCGAACACGGTCCGCCGCATCGTCCGCACCGCGGACGTCCGCCCCGACGACGTGGTGGTCGAGGTGGGACCGGGACTCGGCTCGCTCACCCTGGCCCTGCTGGAGGTGGCCGACCGCGTCACCGCCGTCGAGATCGACGCCGTCCTCGCCGCCGCGCTGCCCGCGACCATCGCGGCCCGCATGCCGCAGCGCGCCGACCGGTTCGCGCTGGTGCACTCCGACGCGATGCAGGTCGCCGAGCTGCCGGGCCCGCCGCCCACCGCGCTGGTCGCCAACCTCCCCTATAACGTGGCCGTCCCGGTCCTGCTGCACATGCTCGAAACCTTCCCGACCATCCAACGCACCCTCGTCATGGTGCAGTCGGAGGTCGCCGACCGACTGGCCGCCGCGCCCGGTTCGAAGGTGTACGGCGTCCCCTCGGTCAAGGCCAACTGGTACGCCGAGGTCAAACGGGCCGGAGCCATCGGGCGCAACGTCTTCTGGCCCGCCCCGAACGTCGACAGCGGGCTCGTGTCCCTGACCCGGCGTGCCGAGCCGCTCAAGACCACCGCCTCCAGGCGCGAGGTCTTCGCCGTCATCGACGGCGCATTCGCCCAGCGCCGCAAGACCCTACGGGCCGCACTCGCCGGCTGGGCGGGCTCGGCGGCCGCCGCCGAGGAAGCCCTCGTCGCCGCCGGCGTCTCACCGCAGGCCCGCGGAGAGGCACTGACGGTCGAGGAGTTCGTCCGGATCGCCGAGCACAAGGCGCCCGGCGCCCGCCCGGAGGAGCCCGGCACACGGGACGAGGAGCCCGACGCGCAGTCGCAGGAATCCGGTGCGGAGCCGGCTGTGTCCGACGCCCGGTCGCAGCAGCCCGGCGTCCCGCCCGCCGAGTCCGCCGCCCGGCCCGCCGACCAGTACAAGGAGTCCGAGTAA
- a CDS encoding 4-(cytidine 5'-diphospho)-2-C-methyl-D-erythritol kinase, with protein MSASVTVRVPAKVNVQLAVGAARPDGFHDLANVFLAVGLYDEVTVTPSPGGLRVTCDGPDADQVPLDRTNLAARAALALAERRGLDAAVHLHIAKDIPVAGGMAGGSADGAGALLACDALWGTRASREELLDICAELGSDVPFSLVGGAALGTGRGEKLRALDVGGTFHWVFAMAGRGLSTPAVFREFDRLGEGTDIPEPIASEPLLAALAKGDPDALAAAVSNDLQPAALSLFPELADTLATGLAAGALTALVSGSGPTTAFLARDAESAVKVADTLRASGTCRAARTASGPAQGAAVVRTAGA; from the coding sequence GTGAGCGCGAGCGTCACCGTACGTGTCCCCGCCAAGGTCAACGTCCAGCTCGCGGTCGGCGCCGCGCGGCCCGACGGCTTTCACGACCTGGCCAACGTCTTCCTGGCGGTCGGGCTGTACGACGAGGTCACCGTGACCCCCTCGCCCGGCGGGCTGCGCGTCACCTGTGACGGGCCCGACGCCGACCAGGTCCCCCTGGACCGTACGAACCTCGCCGCCCGCGCGGCGCTCGCCCTGGCGGAACGCCGTGGCCTGGACGCCGCCGTCCACCTCCACATCGCCAAGGACATCCCGGTCGCCGGCGGCATGGCGGGCGGCAGTGCGGACGGCGCGGGCGCGCTGCTGGCCTGCGATGCGCTGTGGGGTACGCGGGCCTCCCGCGAGGAACTCCTCGACATCTGCGCCGAGTTGGGCAGCGACGTGCCGTTCAGCCTGGTCGGCGGGGCGGCCCTCGGTACCGGGCGGGGCGAGAAGCTTCGTGCGCTCGACGTGGGCGGCACCTTCCACTGGGTGTTCGCGATGGCCGGCCGAGGGCTGTCGACGCCGGCCGTGTTCCGTGAGTTCGACCGGCTCGGCGAGGGCACCGACATCCCCGAGCCCATCGCCTCCGAGCCGCTCCTGGCCGCCCTCGCGAAGGGCGACCCCGACGCGCTCGCCGCGGCCGTCTCCAACGACCTCCAGCCCGCAGCCCTCTCCCTCTTCCCGGAGCTGGCCGACACCCTCGCCACGGGGCTCGCGGCGGGCGCGCTGACGGCGCTGGTCTCCGGCTCGGGCCCGACCACCGCGTTCCTCGCCCGGGACGCCGAGTCCGCCGTGAAGGTGGCCGACACCCTGCGGGCGTCCGGTACTTGCCGTGCGGCGCGTACCGCGTCCGGGCCCGCGCAGGGTGCCGCGGTCGTGCGGACCGCCGGAGCGTGA
- a CDS encoding N-acetylmuramoyl-L-alanine amidase, which yields MIAAGGAAAAGAALTPMVFAAGDSSETDNSTSDSGGSGTTSEKFPATRTEAATGTGEAGTAIAASYVGVRWSGAKEGAAIRLADGNWQNLAHGCATVEDGGTALVAAGHAKAYEVKAPSDINGVHSLAIDTTDGPERTYQVPSEPTRVRGVGYLSRPAWGADESKRYKDGKVNSPETYYPLQVITVHHTATPNDDPDPAATVRAIYEFHAITNDWGDIGYHFLIDEAGTVYEGRYSGDDGIPAFNPDGDLVTGFHSVGYNSGALGIALIGNLDRQAPTDAAKASLIRLIKVISRFQGLDPQARVTYANPVNGTKKDTNTVGGHRDYFDTECPGQVMYDLLAEVRAAAARR from the coding sequence ATGATCGCCGCGGGCGGGGCGGCGGCCGCCGGAGCCGCGCTCACTCCGATGGTGTTCGCCGCGGGTGACTCCAGCGAGACGGACAACTCCACGTCCGATTCCGGTGGTTCGGGCACGACGTCGGAGAAGTTCCCCGCCACCCGGACCGAGGCCGCCACCGGCACCGGCGAGGCCGGCACCGCCATCGCCGCCTCCTACGTCGGTGTGCGCTGGTCCGGCGCCAAGGAGGGCGCCGCCATCCGGCTCGCGGACGGCAACTGGCAGAACCTGGCCCACGGCTGCGCGACCGTCGAGGACGGCGGTACCGCCCTGGTCGCCGCCGGCCACGCCAAGGCCTACGAGGTGAAGGCCCCGAGCGACATCAACGGCGTCCACTCGCTGGCCATCGACACCACCGACGGCCCCGAGCGCACCTACCAGGTGCCGAGCGAGCCCACGCGCGTACGCGGCGTCGGCTACCTCTCGCGGCCGGCCTGGGGCGCCGACGAGTCCAAGCGGTACAAGGACGGCAAGGTCAACTCGCCCGAGACGTACTACCCGCTCCAGGTCATCACGGTCCACCACACCGCGACCCCCAACGACGACCCCGACCCGGCCGCGACGGTGCGCGCGATCTACGAGTTCCACGCGATCACCAACGACTGGGGCGACATCGGCTACCACTTCCTCATCGACGAGGCCGGCACGGTCTACGAGGGCCGCTACTCCGGCGACGACGGCATCCCCGCCTTCAACCCGGACGGCGACCTCGTCACCGGCTTCCACTCCGTGGGCTACAACTCCGGCGCCCTCGGCATCGCCCTGATCGGCAACCTCGACCGGCAGGCCCCCACGGACGCGGCCAAGGCCTCCCTGATCCGGCTGATCAAGGTCATATCCCGGTTCCAGGGCCTGGACCCGCAGGCGAGGGTGACGTACGCCAACCCAGTCAACGGCACCAAGAAGGACACGAACACGGTCGGCGGTCACCGCGACTACTTCGACACCGAGTGCCCCGGCCAGGTCATGTACGACCTCCTCGCCGAGGTCCGCGCGGCGGCCGCCCGCCGCTGA
- a CDS encoding ABC-F family ATP-binding cassette domain-containing protein yields MAVNLVNVENVSKVYGTRALLDGVSLGVSEGDRIGVVGRNGDGKTTLIRMLAKLEAADTGRVTHSGGLRLGVLTQHDSLDPEATVRHEVIRDMADHEWAGNAKVRDVLTGLFGGLDLPGFPQGLDTVIGPLSGGERRRIALAKLLIEEQELIVLDEPTNHLDVEGIAWLAQHLRERRSALVCVTHDRWFLDQVCTRMWDVQKGDVYEYEGGYSDYVFARAERERIAATEEVKRQNLVRKELAWLRRGAPARTSKPRFRVEAANELIQDVPPPRDSSELMKFASSRLGKTVFDLEDITVQAGPKVLLKHVTWQLGPGDRIGLVGVNGAGKTSLLRAMAEAARTEGEEQPAAGRIAVGKTVKLAYLSQEVAELAPNLRVLEAVQQVRERVDLGKGREMTAGQLCETFGFSKEKQWTPVGDLSGGERRRLQLLRLLMDEPNVLFLDEPTNDLDIETLTQLEDVLDGWPGSMIVISHDRFFVERTTDRVFALLGDATLRMLPRGIDEYLERRHRMEAQVAAGAVSAPAAEKAVPEKSAADVRAAKKELQKIERQLDKISEKETKLHAQIAEHATDFGKVAELDAELRDLAGQRDELELSWLELAEDA; encoded by the coding sequence ATGGCCGTCAATCTGGTCAATGTCGAGAACGTCAGCAAGGTGTACGGCACCCGTGCCCTGCTCGACGGTGTGTCGCTCGGCGTCTCCGAAGGGGACCGCATCGGCGTCGTCGGTCGCAACGGCGACGGCAAGACGACCCTGATCCGGATGCTGGCCAAGCTGGAGGCCGCCGACACCGGCCGGGTCACGCACTCCGGCGGGCTGCGGCTGGGGGTGCTCACCCAGCACGACTCGCTCGACCCCGAGGCGACCGTCCGGCACGAGGTCATCCGGGACATGGCCGACCACGAGTGGGCGGGCAACGCCAAGGTCCGGGACGTGCTCACGGGCCTCTTCGGCGGCCTCGACCTGCCCGGCTTCCCGCAGGGCCTCGACACCGTCATCGGCCCCCTCTCCGGCGGCGAGCGGCGACGGATCGCGCTCGCCAAACTGCTCATCGAGGAACAGGAACTCATCGTCCTCGACGAGCCCACCAACCACCTCGACGTCGAGGGCATCGCCTGGCTCGCCCAGCACCTGCGCGAGCGGCGCTCGGCGCTCGTGTGCGTCACCCACGACCGCTGGTTCCTCGACCAGGTCTGCACGCGCATGTGGGACGTGCAGAAGGGCGACGTCTACGAGTACGAGGGCGGCTACTCCGACTACGTCTTCGCCCGCGCCGAGCGCGAGCGCATCGCCGCCACCGAAGAGGTCAAGCGGCAGAACCTGGTCCGCAAGGAGCTGGCCTGGCTGCGGCGCGGCGCCCCCGCGCGTACGTCCAAGCCGCGCTTCCGCGTCGAGGCCGCCAACGAGCTCATCCAGGACGTACCGCCGCCCCGGGACAGCAGCGAGCTGATGAAGTTCGCCTCGTCCCGGCTCGGGAAGACCGTCTTCGACCTGGAGGACATCACCGTCCAGGCCGGCCCCAAGGTGCTGCTCAAGCACGTGACATGGCAGCTCGGTCCGGGGGACCGGATCGGTCTCGTCGGTGTCAACGGCGCCGGCAAGACGTCTCTCCTGCGGGCCATGGCCGAGGCGGCACGGACGGAGGGCGAGGAGCAGCCGGCCGCCGGGCGGATCGCCGTCGGAAAGACCGTCAAGCTCGCCTATCTGTCCCAGGAGGTCGCCGAGCTCGCTCCGAACCTGCGGGTGCTGGAAGCCGTGCAGCAGGTGCGCGAGCGCGTCGACCTCGGCAAGGGGCGGGAGATGACCGCCGGGCAGCTGTGCGAGACGTTCGGCTTCAGCAAGGAGAAGCAGTGGACGCCGGTCGGGGACCTCTCCGGTGGTGAGCGGCGCCGGCTCCAGCTGCTGCGCCTGCTGATGGACGAGCCCAACGTCCTCTTCCTCGACGAGCCCACCAACGACCTCGACATCGAGACCCTCACCCAGCTCGAGGACGTCCTCGACGGCTGGCCGGGCTCGATGATCGTCATCTCCCACGACCGGTTCTTCGTCGAGCGGACCACGGACCGGGTGTTCGCCCTCCTCGGCGACGCCACCCTGCGCATGCTGCCGCGCGGCATCGACGAGTACCTGGAGCGCCGCCACCGCATGGAGGCCCAGGTCGCCGCCGGCGCGGTGTCCGCACCGGCCGCCGAGAAGGCCGTACCGGAGAAGAGCGCCGCCGATGTGCGCGCCGCCAAGAAGGAGTTGCAGAAGATCGAGCGCCAGCTCGACAAGATCTCCGAGAAGGAGACCAAGCTGCACGCGCAGATCGCCGAGCACGCCACCGACTTCGGAAAGGTCGCCGAACTCGACGCGGAACTGCGCGACTTGGCCGGCCAGCGGGACGAGCTGGAGCTGAGCTGGCTGGAACTTGCCGAGGACGCGTAG